The genomic region GCCGCTCGCGGCGCCGGTCACCAGGGCGACGCGGGTGGCCAGCGGCTTGGGCTCGGGCATCCGGGCGAGCTTGGCCTCCTCCAGGGCCCAGTACTCGATGCGGAACTTCTCCGACTCCTCGATGGGCCGGTAGGTGGAGACCGCCTCGGCGCCGCGCATGACGTTGATGGCGTTGACGTAGAACTCGCCGGCCACGCGCGCGGTCTTGGCGTCCTTGCCGAAGGAGAACATGCCCACCCCGGGCACCAGGACGATCGCCGGGTCGGCGCCGCGCATGGCGGGGCTGTCGGGGGTCGCGTGGCGCTCGTAATAGGCGCGGTACTCGGCGCGGTACTCCTCGTGGAGCTCGCGCAGCCGGGCGACGGCGTCCTCCAGCGGCGCGTCCGCGGGCAGGTCCAGGACCATCGGGCGGACCTTGGTGCGCAGGAAGTGGTCCGGGCAGGAGGTGCCCAGGGCGGCCAGGCGCGGGTGCTCGGCGGCGGCGAGGAAGTCCAGGACGACGTCGCTGTCGGTGAAGCGGCCGACCTGCGGGTGGTCGGTGGAGGCCAGGCCGCGGATGACCGGGGCCAGGGCGGCGGCGCGCTCGCGGCGCTGCTCCTCGGGCAGGGCGCCGTAGCCCTCCAGGGCGGGGCCGAAGGGCTCGGGGCGGCCGCGCTCGGCGAGGAAGGCCTCGGCGGTGCGGATGATCTCCAGGGAGTTGGCCTGGCACTGCTCGCTGGTGTCGGCCCAGGCGGTGATGCCGTGTCCGCCCAGGACGGCGCCGATGGCCTGCGGGTTCTCCTCGGCGATCGCGGCGATGTCCAGGCCGAGCTGGAAGCCGGGGCGGCGCCAGGGCACCCACACGACGCGGTCGCCGAAGCACTCGCGGGTCAGCTTCTCTCCGTCGGCCGCGGTGGCCAGGGCGATGCCGGAGTCGGGGTGCAGGTGGTCCACGTGCGCGGCGCGCACGAGCCCGTGCATGGCGGTGTCGATGGAGGGTGCCGCGCCGCCCTTGCCGAAGAGGCAGTGGTCGAAGGCGGCGACCATCTCGTCCTCGCGCTCCTCGCCGGGGTAGACGTCCACGAGCGCGTGGAGCCGGTCCAGGCGGAGCACGGCCAGTCCGTCCTCGGTGAGGGTGCCCAGGTCGCCGCCGGAGCCCTTGACCCACAGCAGTTCGACGGGCTGTCCGGTGACGGGGTCGGTGCGGGTGCCGGCGGCGGAGGTGTTGCCCCCGGCGAAGTTGGTGTTGCGGGGGTCGGCGCCCAGGGTGTTGCTGCGCTTGATGAGGTCGTCGATGACGGAGTCGGCCATGGTGGTCTCCTGGTCGGTCTCGGCTGTGCGGTGGGGGCGGGTCGCGCTCACGCGCCCCACCCGGCCTGGGTGCCGCCCTTGCGTTCGTCGATGACGCGTTCCATGTAGCCGGAGGCGGCGTGGGCGGCCATGGGGTCGGCGGCCAGGCCCAGGTCCTCGCGCAGTCCGGCGAGCAGGGGGCGCACGTCGGTGTTGAAGGCGTCCATCATGACGGCGTTGGCGGCCAGGACGTCGCCCTCGGCCTGGGCGGCGGCCAGGGCGTCGGCGTCCACGAGCAGGGCCTTGGCGGTGGCCTCCTGCACGTTCATGACCGAGCGGATCTGCCCGGCGATCTTCGGCTCGATGTTGTGGCACTGGTCGAGCATGAAGGCCACCTCGGTGTCGGCGGCCAGGCCGCCGCCGCGGGCGACCTCGTACATGATGCGGAAGAGCTGGAAGGGGTCGGCGGCACCGACCATGAGGTCGTCGTCGGCGTAGAAGCGGGAGTTGAAGTCGAACGCGCCGAGGCGGCCCGCGCGCAGCAGGAAGGCGACGATGAACTCGATGTTGGTGTGCGCGGCGTGGTGGCCGGTGTCGACGCAGACCACGGCCTTCTCGCCGAGTTCGAGGCAGTGCGCGAAGGCGGTGCCCCAGTCGGGGACGTCGGTGGCGTAGAAGGCGGGTTCGAAGAGCTTGTACTCCAGCAGGATGCGCTGGTCGGGACCGAGGCGGCCGTAGACCTCGGACAGGGCCTCGGCGAGGCGGTCCTGGCGGGCGCGCAGGTCGTCCTGGCCGGGGTAGTTGGTGCCGTCGGAGAACCACAGCTTGAGGTCGCGGGAGCCGGTGGCGTCCATGACGTCGACGCAGTCCAGCAGGTGGTCGGTGGCCTTGCGGCGGACCTTGGGGTCGGGGTTGGTGACGCTGCCGAGCTTGTAGTCGTCGTCCTGGAAGACGTTGGAGTTGATGGTGCCGATGCCGATGCCCAGGTCGCGGGCGTGGGCGGCGAGCGCGGAGTAGTCGTCGACCCGGTCCCAGGGGATGTGCAGGGCGACCGTGGGGGCCACGCCGGTGAGGCGGTGGACCTCGGCGGAGTCGGCGATCTTCTCCCAGGGGTCGCGGGGCACGCCCGGCTGGGCGAACACCTTGAAGCGGGTACCGGAGTTCCCGAACGCCCAGGAGGGCAGCTCGATGTGCTGGCGTCGGAGGACGTCCAGGACGTCCGCGCGGCTGTCTGTGGAGGGTGCCACGGTGGGTCTCCGTTCGGGTGGTGGTCGGCGTGCCGGTGGGGTGGGCAGGTGGGTCGGGCAAGCCGATTGAATCGTTTCAGTACAACTTCGCAGAAGTTATCGTCGTGCGTCCCGACCTGTCAATATCTCCTTACCTGGCTAGGAAGCACATCGCCTGGTGATCAGCTTGAAACGTTTTACCGAAGCAGCCTTCCCGGTCGGCGGGCGGAGTCATGGATCACACGCCCGGAGCCCCGGACGCACGGGCGGCCGTCGGTGTGGAATCGTTCCGGATGCGAGGGCCGGGACGGCCGCGGGCGGGACGGAGGGCGGAGACCTGATGGCACGCGCAGGGACGCACACGACCACGACCGCCTCTCCCCCGCCGCTGCCCGGGCCGCCGCCGCTGACGCAGGGGTGGCACGACGCCGTCTTCGTGCACTGGCGGGTCGACCCGGAGCGGGTCGCGCCCCTCCTGCCCGCCCACACGCGCCCCGACGTGCTGGACGGAGCCGCCCACGTGGGGCTGGTGGCCTTCCGGGTGCCCTCGACCACGGGCGCCGGAGCGGTGCCGCTCGGCGGCTTCCACGAGGTCAACGTGCGCGTGTACTCGGTGGACGGGCAGGGCCGCCAGGGCGTCGTCTTCCTGTCCATGGACGCCGACGCGGCGCACAGCGTCCTGGCGGCCCGACTCCTGACCGGACTGCCGTACATGTGGTCGGACGTGTCGCTGCGCACCGCCCCGAACGGCGTGCGCGCGGGCGCGGTGCGGCGCCGCGTCCCCGGGCGCGGAGTCGGGGGCCACTGGCGGGTGGCGGTGGACGGGCCCGTCACGGAGCCCACACCCCTGGAGCGGTTCCTCACCGCCCGCTGGGGCCTGCACACCGCGCACCTGGGCGCGACCCGGTGGATCCGCGTGACCCACGAGCCCTGGGCGCTGTACCGGGCGCGCCTGCTGGACTACCGCGGCGACCTCCTGGAGGCCGCGGGTCTGTCCGTCGGCGACTCCCGGCCGGTGTCCGTGCTGTGGTCCCCGGGCGTCACCGCGGGCGTGCGCCCGACCCTGGCCGCGGTGCGGTGACGCGGTGCCGGTGCGACGGCAAGCCCTGGCCGTGTGCGCCGGAGGACCGGGGTCGGGTCCGCAGCCTGCCCGGGCGTGGAACCGGATGACGCTCGAACGGCACGAGCGGGCGGATCCGGGCCGGCGCCCCGGCCTGCGCCCCGTTGGTCCGGTGGTCTCCTCCGGGCAGCGCACGCGTGCGGGACTGGTGCCGCGCCACAGCGACGTGTGCCCGTGGGGGACCCGGTGATCACGCCCAGGCCGCGCGGAGGTGGTCGCGCAGGGCGCGGGCGACACGGGCCATGAGCGCCTCGGCGCCCGGCTGGCTGTAGGCGGGCACGCGCGAGGCCGTCATCACGGCGACCGCGAACGCCTGACCGTCGGCGTGCTCGACCACGCCCACCTCGTGGCGCAGGTGGAGCAAGGTGCCGGTCTTGGACGACCACTGGGACGCGTCGGAGCTGAAGTCGGGCGCCAGCCGGTGCCGCAGGACGTTCCCGGCCATGAGTTCGCGCACCCGCGCGGCGACCTCGGGGGTGATCGCCGACGGGGTCCACAGCGCCTGGAGCAGGTCGACGAAGGCCCGCGCCGTCCCGGAGCTGGCCCGGGTGATGT from Nocardiopsis aegyptia harbors:
- the rhaI gene encoding L-rhamnose isomerase, translated to MAPSTDSRADVLDVLRRQHIELPSWAFGNSGTRFKVFAQPGVPRDPWEKIADSAEVHRLTGVAPTVALHIPWDRVDDYSALAAHARDLGIGIGTINSNVFQDDDYKLGSVTNPDPKVRRKATDHLLDCVDVMDATGSRDLKLWFSDGTNYPGQDDLRARQDRLAEALSEVYGRLGPDQRILLEYKLFEPAFYATDVPDWGTAFAHCLELGEKAVVCVDTGHHAAHTNIEFIVAFLLRAGRLGAFDFNSRFYADDDLMVGAADPFQLFRIMYEVARGGGLAADTEVAFMLDQCHNIEPKIAGQIRSVMNVQEATAKALLVDADALAAAQAEGDVLAANAVMMDAFNTDVRPLLAGLREDLGLAADPMAAHAASGYMERVIDERKGGTQAGWGA
- a CDS encoding YqjF family protein yields the protein MARAGTHTTTTASPPPLPGPPPLTQGWHDAVFVHWRVDPERVAPLLPAHTRPDVLDGAAHVGLVAFRVPSTTGAGAVPLGGFHEVNVRVYSVDGQGRQGVVFLSMDADAAHSVLAARLLTGLPYMWSDVSLRTAPNGVRAGAVRRRVPGRGVGGHWRVAVDGPVTEPTPLERFLTARWGLHTAHLGATRWIRVTHEPWALYRARLLDYRGDLLEAAGLSVGDSRPVSVLWSPGVTAGVRPTLAAVR
- a CDS encoding bifunctional aldolase/short-chain dehydrogenase, whose protein sequence is MADSVIDDLIKRSNTLGADPRNTNFAGGNTSAAGTRTDPVTGQPVELLWVKGSGGDLGTLTEDGLAVLRLDRLHALVDVYPGEEREDEMVAAFDHCLFGKGGAAPSIDTAMHGLVRAAHVDHLHPDSGIALATAADGEKLTRECFGDRVVWVPWRRPGFQLGLDIAAIAEENPQAIGAVLGGHGITAWADTSEQCQANSLEIIRTAEAFLAERGRPEPFGPALEGYGALPEEQRRERAAALAPVIRGLASTDHPQVGRFTDSDVVLDFLAAAEHPRLAALGTSCPDHFLRTKVRPMVLDLPADAPLEDAVARLRELHEEYRAEYRAYYERHATPDSPAMRGADPAIVLVPGVGMFSFGKDAKTARVAGEFYVNAINVMRGAEAVSTYRPIEESEKFRIEYWALEEAKLARMPEPKPLATRVALVTGAASGIGKAIATRLAAEGACVVVADLDAGKAADAAAELGSNDVAVGVSCDVSDAVAVAAAFAEAALAFGGVDLVVNNAGLSISKPLLETTERDWDLQHDVMAKGSFLVSREAARLMSAQGLGGDIVYIASKNAVFAGPNNIAYSSVKADQAHQVRLLAAELGSEGIRVNGVNPDGVVRGSGIFAGGWGAQRAKVYGVPEEELGAFYAKRTILGREVLPEHVANAVFALTAGELSHTTGLHIPVDAGVAAAFLR